In Papaver somniferum cultivar HN1 chromosome 1, ASM357369v1, whole genome shotgun sequence, a genomic segment contains:
- the LOC113276489 gene encoding uncharacterized protein LOC113276489 gives MPSSHTGGSGDEDREVGEDPLITALKKKLRSTRSPVWDEFERDCKVRYNSKKNAREAVVLGTCHHCKKIVDAGSLSGTTRLSNHLKICRDRPQNKAGQQQIATSLKTAGGRVLTTHRASLDPEVVEALLCLSDWLPDFICDEDMEILETEDE, from the exons ATGCCAAGCTCTCATACAGGTGGCTCAGGTGATGAAGATAGAGAAGTTGGTGAGGATCCACTGATAACTGCTCTGAAGAAAAAGCTTAGATCAACAAGGTCACCAGTGTGGGATGAATTTGAAAGGGACTGTAAAGTAAGATACAACAGTAAAAAGAATGCGAGGGAAGCTGTTGTACTAGGTACATGCCATCATTGCAAGAAGATAGTTGATGCTGGTAGTCTCAGTGGTACTACAAGGTTGTCTAATCATCTAAAGATTTGCCGAGACAGACCACAGAACAAGGCTGGACAACAACAGATTGCTACTTCACTGAAAACAGCAG GTGGTAGAGTGCTTACAACACACAGAGCTTCATTAGATCCAGAGGTTGTTGAAGCATTGTTATGCTTAAGCGATTGGTTGCCAGATTTCATTTGTGATGAAG ATATGGAAATTTTGGAAACCGAAGACGAATGA